The Zalophus californianus isolate mZalCal1 chromosome 7, mZalCal1.pri.v2, whole genome shotgun sequence genome includes a region encoding these proteins:
- the LOC113927140 gene encoding LOW QUALITY PROTEIN: hypoxanthine-guanine phosphoribosyltransferase-like (The sequence of the model RefSeq protein was modified relative to this genomic sequence to represent the inferred CDS: inserted 1 base in 1 codon) — translation MATRSPSVVISDDEPGYDLDLFCIPHHYAEDLEKVFIPHGLIMDRTERLARDVMKEMGGHDIVALCVLKGGYKFFADLLDYIKALNRNSDGSIPMTVDFIRLKSYCNDQSTGDIKVIGGDDLSTXGKNVLIVEDIIDTGKTMQTLLSLVKEHNPKMVKVASLLVKRTSRSVGYKPDFVGFEIPDKFVVGYVLDYNEYFRDLNHVCVISETGKAKYKA, via the exons ATGGCAACCCGCAGCCCCAGCGTCGTGATCAGTGATGATGAACCAGGTTATGACCTAGATTTATTCTGTATACCTCATCATTATGCTGAGGATTTGGAAAAGGTGTTTATTCCTCATGGACTAATTATGGACAGGACCGAGCGGCTTGCTCGAGATGTGATGAAGGAGATGGGAGGCCATGACATAGTAGCCCTCTGTGTGCTCAAGGGAGGCTATAAATTCTTTGCTGACCTGCTGGATTATATCAAAGCACTGAACAGAAATAGTGATGGATCCATTCCCATGACTGTAGATTTCATCAGACTGAAGAGCTACTGTAATGACCAGTCAACAGGGGACATCAAAGTAATTGGTGGAGATGACCTCTCAA TTGGAAAGAATGTCTTGATTGTTGAGGATATAATTGATACTGGCAAAACAATGCAAACCTTGCTTTCCTTGGTCAAGGAGCATAATCCAAAGATGGTCAAGGTCGCAAGTTTGCTGGTGAAGAGGACTTCTCGAAGTGTTGGCTATAAACCAGACTTTGTTGGATTTGAAATTCCAGACAAGTTTGTTGTAGGATATGTCCTTGACTATAATGAATACTTCAGGGATTTGAATCATGTTTGTGTCATTAGTGAAActggaaaagcaaaatacaaagcCTAA